The proteins below come from a single Dehalococcoidia bacterium genomic window:
- a CDS encoding WecB/TagA/CpsF family glycosyltransferase produces MIRGRRVLGVRVDDVTPDETIALAQQFIAERRPRHIVTVNPEFVMEARRNPAFAAVLNAADLAVPDGTGIAWACWYAGRPLRSLVRGVELVEKLAAVGATAGWRLFLLGAAEGVAAEAAAVLQQRYPGLQIAGVFAGRAGPEGDAETTAAVRAAAPVDLLLVAYGAPAQDLWIARNAAQLGIPLSIGVGGTFDYLSGRVKRAPRWAIRLGLEWLVRLVRQPWRWRRQLALIAFVWAILTQRRPVRLTARRLPQAQPGHEPPASREQR; encoded by the coding sequence GTGATTCGGGGGCGTCGAGTGCTCGGGGTGCGCGTCGACGACGTCACCCCGGACGAGACCATCGCTTTGGCCCAGCAGTTCATCGCCGAACGCCGCCCCCGCCACATCGTCACGGTCAACCCTGAGTTCGTCATGGAGGCGCGCCGCAACCCGGCGTTCGCGGCGGTGCTGAACGCCGCCGACCTCGCGGTGCCCGACGGCACGGGCATTGCTTGGGCATGCTGGTACGCCGGGCGGCCGCTTCGGAGCTTAGTGCGCGGCGTCGAGCTCGTCGAAAAGCTGGCCGCCGTTGGCGCAACGGCAGGATGGCGCCTTTTCCTGCTCGGCGCGGCCGAGGGGGTGGCCGCTGAGGCAGCAGCAGTCCTCCAGCAGCGCTATCCCGGGCTTCAGATCGCGGGCGTTTTCGCCGGCCGCGCCGGACCCGAGGGTGACGCGGAGACGACTGCCGCCGTGCGCGCGGCCGCCCCTGTCGACCTGCTGCTCGTCGCCTACGGCGCGCCCGCCCAGGACCTCTGGATCGCGCGGAATGCGGCCCAGCTCGGCATTCCTCTCTCTATCGGCGTCGGCGGCACCTTCGACTATCTGTCCGGCCGGGTGAAACGGGCACCGCGCTGGGCGATCCGGCTCGGCTTGGAATGGCTTGTCCGCTTGGTCCGGCAGCCGTGGCGATGGCGGCGGCAGCTAGCGCTCATCGCCTTTGTCTGGGCAATCCTCACCCAGCGTCGGCCCGTTCGCCTGACTGCCCGCCGTCTCCCCCAAGCGCAGCCCGGGCACGAGCCGCCAGCCAGCCGCGAGCAGCGGTGA